From a region of the Cucumis sativus cultivar 9930 chromosome 6, Cucumber_9930_V3, whole genome shotgun sequence genome:
- the LOC101206799 gene encoding protein RALF-like 19, whose product MRSTKLCLFLLLIAVVAAPLCLALSDDWTRSYADVPDYDFTNSNEDSRRLLFQYGFAYKYPKNKYLGYDALRKNNIPCRHRGRSYYDCKKRKKANPYRRGCIAITGCARFTD is encoded by the coding sequence ATGAGATCAACGAAGCTCTGCCTATTTCTCCTCCTCATTGCAGTCGTCGCCGCTCCACTTTGCCTTGCCTTATCCGACGACTGGACTCGCTCCTACGCTGATGTCCCCGATTATGACTTTACGAACAGCAATGAAGACAGCCGAAGGTTACTTTTTCAATATGGATTTGCTTATAAATATCCAAAAAATAAGTATTTGGGCTATGATGCACTTAGGAAGAATAATATCCCCTGCCGCCATCGTGGTAGATCTTACTATGACTGTAAGAAGCGTAAGAAGGCCAACCCTTATCGTCGTGGCTGCATTGCCATCACCGGCTGCGCTCGTTTCACcgattaa
- the LOC101221089 gene encoding autophagy-related protein 13b, with the protein MASSHNTHSETAKVEQILTEFFPKTLQIILESRAPCISSRNFSGEQVLSSPSSSSSSSSSMRPRDKWFNLALRECSATLENIDLWRPNYHEPMVVDVILVQRQFGLDSVSASPRKDLVRNLSLKEKYPLSFNSDKDEFGSQTKSEKVVERWMVHYESRKNRDSNSGSRRSSNSTAHTYKKTILLLRSLYAFVRLLPAYKVFQDISSSGQIHPFTLAHRVSSFAEPFTRREEAEMQRFVFTPVDTSCGRLCLSVLYRSSLSDINSEPSTPMSPQVIPEYVGSPLADPLKRFPTLPVTIAPSHGSPSSLPFSRRHSWSYDRFRPSPPSVSFSPSPTHSESHALISNPAFPRLPPSSLPSQLPEMVTGHKDNMNYDEYYPSPVFSQSPSLSPPIRIRVKRLPNGLLQSESAPPSAPIAKLPHSPALSSKPNLPPSPPLKASGAIISRINRDVGPLPAGSAIGKSSSLGRDESQRISGWRVSSNNSPISRSSSRSFPDDLDDPEFPCPFDVDEDEMTDRGSRPESFDQKGNLCDMLEPGGFFPIRKSQDAAVGALVRMLQKAPPLRQDFTNSTADLGQPPTPDSPSRNIQRGNQISESLALKSRYAPSSSIAASGLFVPKTTADALEELQSYREMKNLLIRQAGKTHT; encoded by the exons ATGGCTTCTTCTCATAATACTCATTCCGAGACTGCAAAAGTTGAGCAAATTTTAACTGAATTCTTTCCTAAAACGCTACAAATTATACTGGAATCGAGGGCCCCTTGTATTTCATCGCGTAATTTTAGTGGCGAACAAGTTTTgtcttctccatcttcttcctcctcgTCTTCCTCGAGTATGAGGCCGAGGGATAAATGGTTTAATTTGGCTCTTCGTGAATGCTCTGCAACGTTAGAGAATATTGATCTCTGGCGTCCGAATTATCATGAACCTATGGTTGTTGATGTTATTTTGGTGCAGAGGCAATTTGGTTTAGATTCTGTTAGTGCTTCTCCTAGGAAAGATCTTGTTAGGAATTTGTCTCTGAAAGAGAAATATCCACTCTCTTTCAATTCTGATAAGGATGAGTTTGGAAGTCAGACCAAGAGTGAGAAAGTTGTAGAGCGATGGATGGTGCATTATGAGAGTAGGAAAAACCGGGATAGTAATTCGGGTAGCAGAAGGTCCAGTAATAGTACTGCTCACACCTACAAGAAAACCATTTTACTCTTAAGGTCTTTATATGCCTTTGTGAGACTTTTACCTGCCTATAAGGTTTTTCAAGATATCAGTTCATCTGGTCAGATTCACCCTTTTACTCTTGCTCATCGTGTGTCTTCCTTTGCTGAGCCTTTCACCCGGAGGGAAGAGGCCGAAATGCAGCGATTTGTGTTCACTCCTGTCGACACTTCTTGTGGTCGACTATGCCTCTCAGTGTTATACCGTTCATCCCTCTCTGACATAAACTCTGAACCATCAACTCCTATGTCTCCTCAAGTTATTCCTGAATATGTTGGGAGTCCATTGGCAGATCCATTGAAAAGGTTTCCTACCCTCCCTGTAACGATAGCACCATCTCATGGATCTCCATCGTCGTTGCCATTCTCAAGACGTCATAGTTGGAGTTATGACCGTTTTAGACCTTCCCCTCCTTCAGTCTCCTTTTCACCTTCACCAACACATTCAGAGTCTCATGctttaatttcaaatccaGCCTTTCCCCGTTTACCTCCTTCAAGCTTACCTTCACAACTGCCTGAAATGGTTACGGGACATAAAGATAATATGAACTACGATGAATATTACCCTTCTCCTGTCTTTTCTCAATCACCCTCACTGTCACCACCAATTCGCATTCGTGTAAAGCGCCTGCCAAATGGTCTATTGCAGTCTGAAAGTGCTCCTCCAAGTGCACCTATTGCAAAGCTTCCTCATTCCCCTGCATTATCAAGCAAACCGAATTTGCCACCATCCCCTCCCCTTAAAGCTTCTGGAGCAATTATTTCTAGGATTAATAGAGATGTTGGTCCATTGCCGGCTGGCTCTGCAATTGGAAAG TCATCTTCTCTTGGACGAGATGAAAGCCAAAGAATTTCAGGCTGGAGGGTATCATCCAATAACTCACCAATTTCAAGAAGCTCTAGTAGATCTTTTCCAGATGACTTAGATGATCCAGAGTTTCCATGCCCCTTTGATGTGGATGAGGATGAGATGACAGATAGAGGTAGCAG GCCTGAATCCTTCGACCAAAAAGGAAATCTTTGCGACATGCTGGAACCCGGGGGATTTTTTCCGATCCGTAAATCTCAAGATGCTGCTGTTGGTGCTCTAGTACGTATGCTTCAAAAAGCTCCACCACTTCGCCAAGACTTCACCAACTCCACTGCAGATCTTGGACAACCCCCTACACCTGATTCTCCAAGCAGAAATATCCAACGGGGAAATCAAATATCCGAGTCATTGGCTTTAAAGAGTCGCTATGCTCCCTCCTCTAGTATCGCAGCCTCTGGTCTTTTTGTGCCTAAAACTACAGCTGATGCACTGGAAGAACTACAAAGCTATAGAGAGAtgaaaaatttgttgataaGGCAAGCTGGGAAAACTCACACATGA